AAAATACAAGGGGAATGTGTTACAATAGTAGTAACAGATAATAGAAAAGAGAATAGATGAGAATTGCAGATTATAGCGTGACCAAGGCAGTGCTGGAGCGTCACGGTTTTACCTTTAAAAAGTCCTTCGGGCAAAATTTCTTGACGGATACCAATATCCTTCAAAAAATCGTGGATACGGCTGAAATTGATGACCAAGTCAATGTTATAGAAATCGGGCCAGGGATTGGCGCCTTGACAGAATTTTTGGCTGAGCGTGCAGCTCAAGTCATGGCCTTTGAGATTGACCACCGTTTGGTACCGATTTTGGCAGATACTCTTCGTGATTTTGATAATGTGACAGTGGTCAACGAGGACATTCTCAAAGTGGATTTAGCGCAACATATCCAGAATTTCAAAAATCCTGAATTGCCGATCAAGGTAGTAGCCAACTTGCCTTACTACATCACGACGCCTATTCTCATGCACTTGATCGAGAGTGGCATTCCTTTTAGTGAGTTTGTGGTCATGATGCAAAAAGAAGTGGCGGATCGGATCTCAGCACAGCCCA
Above is a genomic segment from Streptococcus mitis containing:
- a CDS encoding 16S rRNA methyltransferase, whose amino-acid sequence is MRIADYSVTKAVLERHGFTFKKSFGQNFLTDTNILQKIVDTAEIDDQVNVIEIGPGIGALTEFLAERAAQVMAFEIDHRLVPILADTLRDFDNVTVVNEDILKVDLAQHIQNFKNPELPIKVVANLPYYITTPILMHLIESGIPFSEFVVMMQKEVADRISAQPNTKAYGSLSIAVQYYMTAKVAFIVPRTVFVPAPNVDSAILKMVRRPEPAVAVEDENFFFKVSKASFTHRRKTLWNNLTGYFGKTEEVKDKLTKALDQAGLSPSVRGEALSLAEFASLADALKGQGF